The Mucilaginibacter terrae region CAACGCTGCAACCGGTTATCGATTTTTCGAACGCGCTATACCCAACACAGGGCAATGCCGATTTAAAACCCGAGTTTAACAACAATGTATCGTTGCGGTATAACAAGTTCGATTTCCAGTCGGGTAATGTTTTTTTCACCAATTTATCGTTTACCAAAACAGATAACAAAATTGTTGCAAACACCATAAACTACCCTACTACCTACACACCAAACAGCAAACTGGCAGGTACCATATTAACTCAGTATTTAAATGCCGATGGCTTTTACTCGGCACAAGGCGGCTACTCATTTGCAAAGCCATGGCAGCAACGCCGCTACACGTTAATGTTTAATGGTAACGTGAGCTATAATAACAATATATCATACATCAGCAACGTGGCACCAACCACTTATGCAATGACTACCCAAAAGAACATTGGCAAAAGCTTAACATTTACCCAGGGCACTAAGTTCCGTACCGATATAACTGATATTATTGATGCCGAACTGAATGCAAGTTATAGCATTACCAAAACAAACAACTCACTCACACAGAATAATATAAATAACAATTTCCGTACGTTTGCATTAGGTTTAACCGGTAAAAACTATTTTGGCCCAACATGGACTTTAAGCTACGATTTTACCCGCAGCATGTACTACGGCTACACCGGGTCAACCAATCCAAACATCCTGAATACCTATATTGAAAAGAAGTTTTTAAAGCAAAATGTTGGCTCCTTACGCCTGTCGGCATTTGATTTATTTAACCAGAATACCGGCTTCAGCAACACCGCAACCAGTAGCTACGTAACCGAAACACAGAGCAATCGTTTGGGCCGTTACTTCCTGCTCACATTTACTTTAAGGTTACAAAATTTTGCCGGTGGCAAGCGTCCAACGCCACCTCGCGATGGTGGCGGTCAACCTCCTTTTGGTGGCATGGGTGGCCTCGGTAGCATGAATTAGAAAATAATAATTCTTATTTAGACTGATTCTTATTAGATTTGTATGTCGGTATTAATGTGCCGACGTACAAATCTCAAATCTTACCGGTTTTTAAATGAAAAAACTATTATTAGCCACGCTCACTACACTCGCATCTCTTGGTGCAATGGCGCAAAATAACGTATTGCTAACCCAGCCGTTTTGGCAAGGCCAGCCCAGTGTTGAGCAGGTTAAGGCCGAAATTGCCAAAGGCGCTAATCCATCGCAGTTTAATGGTAATAGCTTCGACCCTGTAGTTATGGCCATTAATGCCAAAGCTCCAAACGAAACCATTAAATACCTTATCGATCAGCCCGGTAACGATGTTAACAAGCTGACCCACGATGGCCGTATTTATTTGCATTGGGCGGCCAATAGCAACAACCCCGAAATTATGGAATACGTAATTTCAAAAGGTTCCAAATTAGATTTAATGGATAGCCATGGCACTACCCCGCTGTTGTTTGCAGCATCGGCAGGTCAGCAAAACACTAAAATATATGATGTGTTACTTGCCCATGGCGATAACCTGAAAAAGAACGTAAATGGTGCCGGTGCTAATGCTTTGTTAGTAGCCATTGCAAATGATAAGGAGCTTGTGCTTACCAATTACTTTGTATCAAAAGGCTTGGATATTAAATCGACAGATGCTGCCGGTAACAACGCTTTTGATTATGCAGTACGCAGCGGTAACATCGAACTGCTGAAAACCTTACAGCAAAAAGGCTTAAAACCTGGCCCTAATGCTATGCTGCAAGCTGCACAAGCGGGTGGTGGCCGCCGTGGTGCTCCTGCTCCTCCTACTCCATTGTCATACTACCAATACCTGGAAAGCTTGGGTGTAAAAGCATCAGCTACTAACAAAACCGGCGAAAACGCGCTGCATTATCTTGCACGCCGCCCGGGTCAGGCCGAAACTATAGCTTACTTCATTAGCAAAGGAGCTAACGTTAACCAGCCCGACGAGGAAGGCAATACGCCATTTATGTACGCAGCTGCCAGCAACCGCGATACTGCAGTGATAACCGCCTTGCTTAAAGGTGTTAAAAACGTTAACTTAGGCAATGCCAA contains the following coding sequences:
- a CDS encoding ankyrin repeat domain-containing protein; translated protein: MKKLLLATLTTLASLGAMAQNNVLLTQPFWQGQPSVEQVKAEIAKGANPSQFNGNSFDPVVMAINAKAPNETIKYLIDQPGNDVNKLTHDGRIYLHWAANSNNPEIMEYVISKGSKLDLMDSHGTTPLLFAASAGQQNTKIYDVLLAHGDNLKKNVNGAGANALLVAIANDKELVLTNYFVSKGLDIKSTDAAGNNAFDYAVRSGNIELLKTLQQKGLKPGPNAMLQAAQAGGGRRGAPAPPTPLSYYQYLESLGVKASATNKTGENALHYLARRPGQAETIAYFISKGANVNQPDEEGNTPFMYAAASNRDTAVITALLKGVKNVNLGNAKGETALAMAVRSNSAETVNYLIAKGADTKVLDKKGNNLAYYLMESYRPAFAGRGAPGGPAAGDDFGAKMTLLKDKGVKLTAPQKDGSTLYHLAVAKNDVALLKRLEPLGLDVNAKNTEGLTALHKAALIAKDDVMMKYFISIGAKKDAVTNFKETAYDLAAENESLTKNNVSVTFLK